The following are encoded in a window of Cupriavidus oxalaticus genomic DNA:
- a CDS encoding O-acetylhomoserine aminocarboxypropyltransferase — protein sequence MSGTRFDTLALHAGAAPDPATGARATPIHLTTSFVFRDSEHAASLFNMERAGHVYSRISNPTVAVLEERIAALENGAGAIATASGQAALHLAVATLMGAGSHVVASSALYGGSHNLLHYTLRRFGIETTFVKARDIDAWRAAIRPNTRLLFGETLGNPGLDVLDIPTLAQLGQDHGIPLLVDSTFTTPYLLRPFDLGAGLLYHSATKFLGGHGTTIGGVLVEGGTFDFEKSGRFPELSEPYEGFHNMVFTEESTVAPFLLRARREGLRDFGACMNPMAAWQLLQGVETLPLRMSRHVDNTRKVVQFLASHPMVESVSYPELESHPDYELAKRLLPRGCGAVFSFNLKGNRLAGQRFIESLSLFSHLANVGDARSLVIHPASTTHFRMDAAALQSAGIAEGTIRLSIGLEDPDDLIDDLKRGLKSAEKTMSKGGQA from the coding sequence ATGTCCGGAACCCGCTTCGATACGCTGGCGCTGCACGCCGGCGCCGCGCCCGACCCCGCCACCGGGGCGCGCGCCACCCCCATCCACCTGACCACCTCCTTCGTGTTCCGCGACAGCGAGCACGCCGCGTCGCTGTTCAACATGGAGCGCGCGGGCCACGTCTATTCGCGCATCTCCAACCCGACCGTGGCCGTGCTGGAAGAGCGCATCGCCGCGCTGGAGAACGGCGCCGGCGCGATCGCCACCGCCTCGGGCCAGGCCGCGCTGCACCTCGCCGTGGCCACGCTGATGGGGGCCGGCTCGCACGTGGTGGCGTCGTCGGCGCTGTACGGCGGCTCGCACAACCTGCTGCACTACACGCTGCGCCGCTTCGGCATCGAGACCACCTTCGTCAAGGCGCGCGACATCGACGCCTGGCGCGCCGCGATCCGCCCCAATACCAGATTGCTGTTCGGCGAGACGCTGGGCAACCCGGGCCTGGACGTGCTCGACATCCCCACGCTGGCGCAGCTCGGCCAGGACCACGGCATCCCGCTGCTGGTCGATTCGACCTTCACCACGCCCTACCTGCTGCGCCCGTTCGATCTCGGCGCCGGCCTGCTCTACCACTCCGCGACCAAGTTCCTGGGCGGCCATGGCACCACCATCGGCGGCGTGCTGGTGGAGGGCGGGACCTTTGACTTCGAGAAATCGGGCCGCTTCCCCGAGCTGTCCGAGCCGTACGAAGGCTTCCACAACATGGTGTTCACCGAGGAAAGCACGGTGGCGCCCTTCCTGCTGCGCGCGCGCCGCGAAGGCCTGCGCGACTTCGGCGCCTGCATGAACCCGATGGCCGCGTGGCAGCTGCTGCAAGGCGTGGAGACGCTGCCGCTGCGCATGAGCCGCCATGTCGACAACACCCGCAAGGTGGTGCAGTTCCTGGCCTCGCACCCGATGGTGGAGTCGGTGTCCTACCCCGAGCTGGAATCGCATCCCGACTACGAGCTGGCCAAGCGCCTGCTGCCGCGCGGCTGCGGCGCGGTGTTCAGCTTCAACCTGAAGGGCAACCGGCTGGCGGGCCAGCGCTTCATTGAAAGCCTGTCGCTGTTCTCGCACCTGGCCAACGTGGGCGATGCGCGCTCGCTGGTGATCCACCCGGCCTCGACCACGCACTTCCGCATGGATGCGGCGGCGCTGCAGTCGGCCGGCATCGCCGAGGGCACGATCCGCCTGTCGATCGGCCTGGAAGACCCGGACGACCTGATCGACGACCTCAAGCGCGGCCTGAAGTCCGCCGAGAAGACCATGAGCAAGGGAGGGCAGGCCTGA
- a CDS encoding FAD-binding oxidoreductase, with protein sequence MTSSQDSFLALCRAALGPQHVLTEAADKAPYLTDWRKRYSGEALAVLRPGTTEEVAAAVHACHAHKVAVVPQGGNTGLCGGATPAAGRDAVVLSLQRLNRIRQVDPLNNTITVEAGVVLQHLQDVAREHGRLFPLSLAAEGSCTIGGNLSTNAGGTAVLRYGNTRELCLGLEVVTPTGDTWHGLRGLRKDNTGYDLRDLYIGAEGTLGIITAAVMKLFPLPRASVTALAAVQSPRAALALLAIAQSHAGAMLTGFELMSARCMALVTQHYPQLRYPFADIHPQLVLMELSDSEGEAHARGIFETLMNAAFDAGVVLDAVVAESVQQSRDFWNLREHIPLAQVEDGKNIKHDIAVPVSRVADFIETTDALLQNAFPGARMVTFGHLGDGNLHYNVSPPEGVDHDAFLASQDQVNRIVHDSVRSHCGSISAEHGVGQLKREALQHYKSEVELALMRAIKGALDPLGLMNPGKVL encoded by the coding sequence ATGACCTCGTCCCAAGACTCCTTCCTCGCCCTTTGCCGCGCGGCGCTCGGCCCGCAGCACGTGCTGACCGAGGCCGCCGACAAGGCTCCTTACCTGACCGACTGGCGCAAGCGCTATAGCGGCGAGGCGCTGGCCGTGCTGCGTCCCGGCACCACCGAGGAAGTCGCCGCCGCGGTCCATGCCTGCCATGCGCACAAGGTGGCGGTGGTGCCGCAGGGCGGCAATACCGGCCTGTGCGGCGGCGCCACGCCGGCGGCCGGGCGCGACGCGGTGGTGCTGTCGCTGCAGCGGCTCAACCGCATCCGCCAGGTCGATCCGCTCAACAACACCATCACCGTCGAAGCCGGCGTGGTGCTGCAGCACCTGCAGGACGTGGCGCGCGAGCACGGCCGGCTGTTTCCGCTGAGCCTGGCGGCCGAGGGCAGCTGCACCATCGGCGGCAACCTGTCGACCAATGCCGGCGGCACCGCGGTGCTGCGCTATGGCAATACGCGCGAGCTGTGCCTGGGGCTGGAGGTGGTGACGCCGACGGGCGACACCTGGCATGGCCTGCGCGGCCTGCGCAAGGACAACACCGGCTATGACCTGCGCGACCTGTATATCGGCGCCGAAGGCACGCTCGGCATCATCACCGCCGCCGTGATGAAGCTGTTCCCGCTGCCGCGCGCCTCGGTCACCGCGCTGGCCGCGGTGCAGAGCCCGCGCGCCGCGCTGGCGCTGCTGGCGATCGCGCAGTCGCATGCGGGTGCGATGCTGACCGGCTTCGAGCTGATGTCGGCGCGCTGCATGGCGCTGGTGACGCAGCACTACCCCCAGCTGCGCTACCCGTTCGCCGACATCCACCCGCAGCTGGTGCTGATGGAGCTGTCCGACAGCGAGGGCGAAGCGCACGCGCGCGGCATCTTCGAAACGCTGATGAACGCCGCCTTCGACGCCGGCGTGGTGCTTGACGCCGTGGTGGCCGAGTCGGTGCAGCAGTCGCGCGATTTCTGGAACCTGCGCGAGCATATCCCGCTGGCGCAGGTCGAGGACGGCAAGAACATCAAGCACGATATCGCCGTGCCGGTCTCGCGCGTGGCCGACTTCATCGAGACCACCGACGCGCTGCTGCAGAACGCCTTCCCCGGCGCGCGCATGGTGACCTTCGGCCATCTCGGCGATGGCAACCTGCACTACAACGTCTCGCCGCCGGAGGGCGTCGACCATGACGCCTTTCTTGCCAGCCAGGACCAGGTCAACCGCATCGTGCACGACAGCGTGCGCTCGCACTGTGGCTCGATCTCGGCCGAGCATGGCGTGGGCCAGCTCAAGCGCGAGGCACTGCAGCACTACAAGAGCGAGGTCGAGCTGGCGCTGATGCGCGCGATCAAGGGCGCGCTCGACCCGCTGGGGCTGATGAACCCGGGCAAGGTGCTCTGA
- a CDS encoding N-formylglutamate amidohydrolase: protein MTFPYTLTEPAGAALPLVVDSPHSGQARAGSLPSALPLAAPPEALLTGWDAYVDELFAHAPAVGGTLLCAEFPRWLVDVNRARDDIDPALVDGAMPFALRPSDKAGRGMGVLRRLALPGVPVYGAPLSPAMAEHLLKTYYDPYHAALAGAMAAHHARFGAVWHLDCHSMKSRGNAMNVDFGSERPDFVLSNRDGATCPEAFIELVGQCLRGFGYQVGVNWPYKGAELVTAYSDPARGRYSLQIEINRALYLDEARFVPHDGFARLRGHLDQLLERVADHIRAEVARGA from the coding sequence ATGACATTTCCCTATACGCTGACCGAACCGGCTGGCGCGGCATTGCCGCTGGTGGTCGATTCCCCGCACAGCGGGCAGGCCCGCGCCGGCAGCCTGCCGTCCGCGCTGCCGCTGGCGGCGCCGCCCGAAGCCCTGCTGACGGGCTGGGACGCCTATGTCGACGAGTTGTTCGCGCATGCGCCGGCGGTGGGCGGCACGCTGCTGTGCGCGGAGTTTCCGCGCTGGCTGGTGGACGTGAACCGCGCCCGCGACGATATCGACCCGGCGCTGGTCGACGGCGCCATGCCGTTCGCGCTGCGGCCCAGCGACAAGGCCGGCCGCGGCATGGGCGTGCTGCGCCGGCTGGCGCTGCCGGGCGTGCCGGTCTACGGCGCGCCGCTGTCGCCCGCCATGGCCGAGCATCTGCTGAAGACGTACTACGATCCCTACCATGCCGCGCTTGCCGGCGCGATGGCAGCGCACCATGCGCGCTTCGGCGCGGTGTGGCATCTCGACTGCCATTCGATGAAGTCGCGCGGCAATGCCATGAACGTGGACTTTGGCTCGGAGCGGCCGGACTTCGTCCTCAGCAACCGCGACGGCGCTACCTGCCCGGAAGCGTTTATCGAACTGGTCGGGCAATGCCTGCGCGGCTTTGGCTACCAGGTCGGCGTCAACTGGCCGTACAAGGGCGCGGAACTGGTGACGGCGTATTCGGACCCGGCGCGCGGGCGCTACAGCCTGCAGATCGAGATCAACCGCGCGCTGTACCTGGACGAGGCGCGCTTCGTGCCGCATGACGGGTTTGCCCGGCTGCGCGGCCATCTCGACCAGTTGCTCGAGCGCGTGGCGGACCATATCCGCGCGGAGGTGGCGCGCGGCGCGTAA
- a CDS encoding CBS domain-containing protein has translation MKVSDILQIKGNTLYTVTPDTSLLVAVNTMAERDIGSLVVMEYGDLVGMLTFREIIETLARNGGTLGTTSIRKVMDDAPLTCTMETDVNEVRRMMLERHTRYLPILDNRTLMGVISFYDVAKAVVEDQSFENKMLKAYIRDWPEERA, from the coding sequence ATGAAAGTCAGCGACATCCTGCAGATCAAGGGCAATACGCTCTACACCGTGACGCCTGACACCTCCTTGCTGGTCGCCGTCAACACCATGGCCGAGCGCGACATCGGCTCGCTGGTGGTGATGGAATACGGCGACCTGGTCGGCATGCTGACCTTCCGCGAGATCATCGAGACCCTGGCCCGCAACGGCGGCACCCTTGGCACCACCAGCATCCGCAAGGTGATGGACGATGCCCCGTTGACCTGCACCATGGAAACCGATGTCAACGAAGTTCGCCGGATGATGCTTGAGCGTCACACCCGCTATCTGCCGATTCTCGACAACCGCACGCTGATGGGCGTGATTTCCTTCTACGACGTTGCCAAGGCGGTGGTCGAGGACCAGAGCTTCGAGAACAAGATGCTCAAGGCCTATATCCGCGACTGGCCGGAAGAGCGGGCCTGA
- the wrbA gene encoding NAD(P)H:quinone oxidoreductase — MTDILVLYYSRHGSTRKLAELIAHGIDSVPGAQARLRTVPPVSTVCEATAPDIPADGPPYAELRDLEECAGLALGSPTRFGNMAAPVKYFLDGTVAQWLSGALTGKPACVFTATGSLHGGQETTLLSMMLPLLHHGMLIMGLPYSEKGLMTTMSGGTPYGPSHHAYADNRGPITEDESVLAMAMGRRLAQTALRLAGAQA; from the coding sequence ATGACCGACATCCTCGTCCTGTATTACAGCCGCCACGGCAGCACCCGCAAACTCGCCGAACTGATCGCCCACGGCATCGACAGCGTCCCCGGCGCCCAGGCGCGCCTGCGCACCGTGCCGCCGGTCTCGACCGTGTGCGAGGCCACCGCCCCCGACATCCCCGCCGACGGCCCGCCTTACGCGGAGCTGCGCGACCTGGAAGAATGCGCCGGCCTGGCGCTGGGCAGCCCCACGCGCTTCGGCAACATGGCCGCGCCGGTCAAGTATTTCCTGGACGGCACCGTGGCCCAGTGGCTGTCGGGCGCGCTGACCGGCAAGCCCGCCTGCGTGTTCACCGCCACCGGCAGCCTGCACGGCGGCCAGGAGACCACGCTGCTGTCGATGATGCTGCCGCTGCTGCACCACGGCATGCTGATCATGGGCCTGCCCTATTCCGAGAAGGGCCTGATGACGACCATGTCGGGCGGCACGCCGTACGGCCCCAGCCACCATGCCTATGCCGACAACCGCGGCCCCATCACCGAGGACGAATCGGTGCTGGCGATGGCCATGGGCCGGCGCCTGGCGCAAACGGCGCTGCGGCTGGCCGGAGCGCAGGCATGA
- a CDS encoding YihY family inner membrane protein, giving the protein MLGTRVARLRREWNLQKVRALARYVVRRAGEDRLPQVSASLTFTTVLAVVPVLTVAFALLAAFPVFRDFRNAIEAFLFQNLIPGNVSESISRYIGQFAKSARGLTAVGLGALMVTSVLTMLTVEDALNAIWRVKQRRPLAQRVLVFWAVLTFGPVLIGASLSISSYLISISAGYVGTMPVGIGLLVSATPVALSALAFAFLYTAVPNAYVEWRDAIVAGVVAAIAFEFAKRGFGYFITHIPAYTAVYGTFAALPIFLLWIYLSWLVTLLGATIAANLPVIRQGYWRRRTFAGSEFFDALGVLLLLYRARDEVPRSVGELDLGRKLRVEADYLAGLLGKLKAMHLVGRLQQERGQAHWALLCDPSQVTLRMLHDRLVLNLPRLPRTALAQHLRGAESLRSVLDNPQLDQTLEAVFNQQPAGPQPAADGAAPQRRTLEVVPPGWHGQV; this is encoded by the coding sequence ATGCTTGGTACCCGCGTTGCCCGCCTGCGCAGGGAATGGAACCTGCAGAAGGTCCGCGCGCTGGCGCGCTATGTCGTGCGCCGCGCCGGCGAGGACCGGCTGCCGCAGGTGTCCGCGAGCCTGACCTTTACCACCGTGCTGGCCGTGGTGCCGGTGCTGACGGTGGCGTTCGCGCTGCTGGCCGCGTTCCCGGTGTTCCGCGACTTCCGCAATGCCATCGAGGCGTTCCTGTTCCAGAACCTGATTCCCGGCAACGTCAGCGAATCGATCTCGCGCTACATCGGGCAGTTCGCCAAGAGCGCGCGCGGGCTGACCGCGGTGGGCCTGGGCGCGCTGATGGTGACGTCGGTGCTGACCATGCTGACCGTGGAGGACGCGCTCAACGCGATCTGGCGCGTCAAGCAGCGCCGCCCATTGGCGCAGCGGGTGCTGGTGTTCTGGGCGGTGCTGACCTTCGGGCCGGTGCTGATCGGCGCGAGCCTGTCGATCAGTTCCTACCTGATCTCGATCTCGGCGGGCTACGTCGGCACCATGCCGGTGGGGATCGGCCTGCTGGTGAGCGCCACGCCGGTGGCGCTGTCGGCGCTGGCCTTTGCCTTCCTGTACACCGCGGTGCCCAATGCCTACGTGGAGTGGCGCGACGCCATCGTCGCCGGCGTGGTGGCCGCGATCGCGTTCGAGTTCGCCAAGCGCGGCTTCGGCTATTTCATCACGCATATCCCGGCCTATACGGCGGTCTACGGCACCTTTGCCGCGCTGCCGATCTTCCTGCTGTGGATCTACCTGAGCTGGCTGGTGACGCTGCTGGGGGCCACCATCGCCGCCAACCTGCCGGTGATCCGGCAGGGCTACTGGCGCCGCCGCACCTTTGCCGGCAGCGAGTTCTTCGATGCGCTGGGCGTGCTGCTGCTGCTCTACCGCGCCCGCGACGAGGTGCCGCGCAGCGTGGGCGAGCTCGACCTGGGCCGCAAGCTGCGCGTGGAAGCGGATTACCTGGCGGGGCTGCTCGGCAAGCTGAAAGCCATGCACCTGGTCGGGCGGCTGCAGCAGGAGCGCGGGCAGGCGCACTGGGCCTTGCTGTGCGATCCGTCGCAGGTGACGCTGCGCATGCTGCACGACCGGCTGGTGCTGAATTTGCCGCGGTTGCCACGCACCGCGCTGGCGCAGCACCTGCGTGGCGCCGAATCGCTCAGGTCGGTGCTGGACAATCCGCAGCTGGACCAGACGCTGGAGGCGGTCTTCAACCAGCAGCCAGCCGGCCCGCAGCCCGCGGCGGACGGTGCCGCGCCGCAGCGGCGCACGCTGGAAGTGGTGCCGCCGGGCTGGCACGGGCAGGTGTGA
- a CDS encoding ABC transporter ATP-binding protein: MALLEVSGLSTSFASANGRRELKAVDDVSFTLEPGEILGIVGESGSGKSVTAFSLMNLLDPPGRVSGGSVRFKGQELLACSPRQWQALRGDRIAMVFQDPMMSLNPVMRVGDQLVETVRVHHRRTRAQAHAQAVDALARVGIPAPQERMRAYPHELSGGMRQRVAIANALINRPDLIIADEPTTALDVTIQAQILYEMKQLVRETGAAAIWISHDLAVVKDLVDRVCVMYAGRVVEQGPVAELIARPLHPYTRGLLDSLPTPEMRGATLRAIPGAAPALAALPPGCAFAPRCPRVREACIQPPAATQLRGRTLRCFYPLESA; this comes from the coding sequence ATGGCACTACTGGAAGTTTCCGGGCTGAGCACCAGCTTTGCATCGGCCAACGGCCGCAGGGAGTTGAAGGCCGTCGACGATGTCTCCTTCACGCTGGAGCCGGGCGAAATCCTCGGCATCGTCGGCGAGTCCGGTTCGGGCAAGTCGGTGACGGCGTTCTCGCTGATGAACCTGCTGGACCCGCCCGGGCGCGTCAGCGGTGGCTCGGTCCGCTTCAAGGGGCAGGAGCTGCTGGCGTGCTCGCCGCGCCAGTGGCAGGCGTTGCGCGGCGACCGCATCGCGATGGTGTTCCAGGACCCGATGATGTCGCTGAACCCGGTGATGCGCGTCGGCGACCAGCTGGTCGAGACGGTGCGGGTGCACCACCGCCGCACCCGCGCGCAGGCGCATGCGCAGGCGGTCGATGCGCTGGCGCGCGTGGGCATCCCGGCGCCGCAGGAACGCATGCGCGCCTATCCGCACGAGCTGTCCGGCGGCATGCGCCAGCGCGTGGCGATCGCCAATGCGCTGATCAACCGGCCCGACCTGATCATTGCCGACGAGCCCACCACGGCACTGGACGTCACCATCCAGGCGCAGATCCTGTACGAGATGAAGCAACTGGTGCGCGAGACCGGCGCCGCCGCGATCTGGATCAGCCATGACCTGGCCGTGGTCAAGGACCTGGTCGACCGGGTCTGCGTGATGTACGCCGGCAGGGTCGTGGAGCAGGGGCCGGTGGCCGAGCTGATCGCGCGGCCGCTGCATCCCTACACGCGCGGGCTGCTCGATTCATTGCCCACGCCCGAAATGCGCGGCGCCACGCTGCGCGCGATTCCCGGCGCCGCGCCGGCCCTGGCGGCGCTGCCGCCGGGATGTGCCTTCGCGCCGCGCTGCCCGCGCGTGCGCGAGGCCTGCATCCAGCCGCCCGCGGCAACCCAGCTGCGCGGCCGCACGCTGCGCTGTTTTTATCCATTGGAGTCGGCATGA
- a CDS encoding porin, which yields MNQARPYRGPYRQQVRHACIGSALALLSAAADASVTLYGRIDTDIEYQKGPDGSATQMVDNASRWGMRGSEDLGGGLRAAFGLEQGFAADSGVPTNPQFRNAFVGLQGGFGALALGRLDSATITGSPIYSQVTQNVDFAIHDAGATAIGTKVLNARNRVSNALGYMTPTFGGFSMRARVNLAGPDPATPNATSPVKTEDDFRQVDIGLNYAAGKFAAGLGYSRDAKTGGLAANDFRDKVQAVASYDFTVVNVYGLYGRDRYAGTATTRTDVPYWLVGFTVPYGAHSVTVNYMERAVQRDPQGRLKKVQAAYGYRLSKRTMPYVFFDREDPNSHKAGDTVTTAGIGIQHKF from the coding sequence ATGAATCAAGCCAGACCATATCGGGGGCCATACCGGCAGCAGGTGCGTCATGCCTGCATCGGCAGCGCGCTGGCGCTGTTGTCGGCCGCGGCCGACGCCTCGGTGACGCTGTACGGCCGCATCGATACCGACATCGAATACCAGAAAGGACCGGACGGATCGGCCACGCAGATGGTCGACAACGCCTCGCGCTGGGGCATGCGCGGCAGCGAAGACCTCGGCGGCGGGCTGCGCGCCGCGTTCGGCCTGGAGCAGGGCTTTGCCGCCGACAGCGGCGTGCCCACCAACCCGCAGTTCCGCAATGCCTTCGTCGGGCTGCAGGGCGGCTTTGGCGCGTTGGCGCTGGGCCGGCTGGATTCCGCCACCATCACCGGCTCGCCGATCTATTCGCAGGTGACGCAGAACGTGGACTTTGCCATCCACGATGCCGGCGCCACCGCGATCGGCACCAAGGTGCTGAATGCGCGCAACCGCGTGTCCAATGCCCTGGGCTACATGACGCCCACCTTTGGCGGCTTTTCCATGCGGGCGCGCGTGAACCTGGCCGGTCCGGATCCGGCCACGCCCAATGCCACCTCGCCGGTGAAGACGGAAGACGATTTCCGCCAGGTCGACATCGGCCTGAACTATGCGGCGGGCAAGTTTGCTGCGGGCCTGGGCTATTCGCGCGATGCCAAGACCGGCGGCCTGGCCGCCAACGACTTCCGCGACAAGGTGCAGGCGGTGGCGTCCTATGACTTTACCGTGGTCAACGTCTACGGGCTCTACGGGCGCGACCGCTACGCCGGCACCGCCACCACGCGCACCGACGTGCCGTACTGGCTGGTCGGCTTCACCGTGCCGTACGGCGCGCACAGCGTGACCGTCAACTACATGGAGCGCGCGGTGCAGCGCGACCCGCAGGGCCGCCTGAAGAAAGTGCAGGCCGCCTATGGCTACCGCCTCAGCAAGCGCACCATGCCCTATGTCTTCTTCGATCGAGAGGATCCGAACTCGCACAAGGCCGGCGATACCGTGACCACGGCCGGCATCGGCATCCAGCACAAATTCTGA
- a CDS encoding ABC transporter ATP-binding protein, translating to MTVLLETRQLQKRFSLKPGLLGRMAGKPVQAVHAVNEVSLQVRKGEVLGVVGESGCGKSTLGRMLAGLLPQSSGEIAWEGQRADVASAGYHRAVQMVFQNPYASLNPRLRIGHAITEGAVYHRMVSRARAAELGGDLLQQVGLDPSYAERYPHEFSGGQRQRVAIARALALRPRLLICDEAVSALDVSVQAQIINLFMQLRREHGLTYVFISHNLAVVEHMSDRVAIMYLGRVVESGDARTVFAAPNHPYTRALLADAPRLGGGTASHQPIRGELPSPLAPPSGCAFHPRCPHASARCAAEVPVLRDIGGRLSACHLND from the coding sequence ATGACCGTGCTGCTTGAAACCCGCCAGCTGCAGAAACGCTTTTCGCTGAAGCCCGGCCTGCTGGGCCGCATGGCCGGCAAGCCGGTGCAGGCGGTGCATGCCGTCAACGAGGTCTCGCTGCAGGTGCGCAAGGGCGAGGTGCTGGGCGTGGTCGGCGAGTCCGGCTGCGGCAAGTCCACGCTGGGCCGCATGCTGGCCGGGCTGCTGCCACAGAGCAGCGGCGAGATCGCGTGGGAAGGCCAGCGCGCCGATGTCGCATCGGCCGGCTATCACCGCGCGGTGCAGATGGTGTTCCAGAATCCCTATGCCTCGCTCAATCCACGGCTGCGCATCGGCCACGCCATTACGGAGGGCGCGGTCTACCACCGCATGGTCAGCCGCGCGCGGGCTGCGGAGCTGGGCGGCGACCTGCTGCAGCAGGTCGGGCTCGACCCCAGCTACGCCGAGCGCTATCCGCACGAGTTCTCCGGCGGCCAGCGCCAGCGCGTGGCAATCGCCCGTGCGCTGGCGCTGCGCCCGCGGCTGCTGATCTGCGATGAGGCCGTGTCCGCGCTCGATGTCTCGGTGCAGGCGCAGATCATCAACCTGTTCATGCAGCTGCGGCGCGAGCATGGGCTGACCTACGTCTTCATCAGCCACAACCTGGCGGTGGTGGAGCACATGTCCGACCGGGTCGCGATCATGTACCTGGGCCGCGTCGTCGAGAGCGGCGATGCCCGCACGGTGTTCGCCGCGCCCAACCATCCCTATACCCGGGCGCTGCTGGCCGATGCGCCGCGGCTGGGCGGCGGCACCGCCAGCCACCAGCCGATCCGCGGCGAGCTGCCGAGCCCGCTGGCGCCGCCCAGCGGCTGCGCCTTCCATCCGCGCTGTCCGCATGCCAGCGCACGCTGCGCCGCCGAAGTGCCGGTGCTGCGCGATATCGGCGGACGCCTGTCCGCCTGCCACCTGAATGACTAG
- a CDS encoding alpha/beta fold hydrolase has translation MELNVAGQPAYAYTGGKPFDPALPCAVFVHGAQNDHSVWALQTRWFANHGFSVLAVDLPGHNRSQGTPLPTVEAMADWVMALVAAAGVKAPAFVFGHSMGSLIALECAARHPQAVRGIALLATAYPMKVSDALLDASLNRESEAIAMVNAWSHSSLANKPSSPGPGAWMHGGSQRLMERVSRNNPQAHVFHNDFSACNAYAHGEEAAAAVACPALFITGSKDMMTSPKAAQALAGKMAQASVVSVPCGHALMGERPDEVLDTLAGFARKVVAAG, from the coding sequence ATGGAACTGAACGTTGCAGGCCAGCCGGCCTACGCCTATACCGGCGGCAAGCCCTTCGATCCCGCCCTGCCCTGCGCCGTGTTCGTCCATGGCGCGCAGAACGACCACAGCGTGTGGGCGCTGCAGACGCGCTGGTTCGCCAACCACGGCTTCTCGGTGCTGGCGGTGGACCTGCCCGGCCATAACCGCAGCCAGGGCACGCCGCTGCCTACCGTCGAGGCCATGGCCGACTGGGTGATGGCGCTGGTGGCCGCCGCCGGCGTCAAGGCGCCGGCCTTCGTGTTCGGGCACAGCATGGGCTCGCTGATCGCGCTGGAATGCGCGGCGCGGCATCCGCAGGCGGTGCGCGGCATCGCCCTGCTGGCCACGGCCTACCCGATGAAGGTTTCCGATGCGCTGCTCGATGCGTCGCTGAACCGGGAGAGCGAGGCCATCGCCATGGTCAACGCCTGGTCGCATTCGAGCCTGGCCAACAAGCCCTCGTCGCCGGGTCCCGGTGCCTGGATGCACGGCGGCAGCCAGCGGCTGATGGAGCGCGTGTCGCGCAACAACCCGCAGGCGCATGTGTTCCACAACGATTTCTCCGCCTGCAATGCCTATGCGCACGGCGAGGAAGCCGCCGCCGCGGTGGCCTGCCCCGCGCTGTTCATCACCGGCAGCAAGGACATGATGACCTCGCCCAAGGCGGCGCAGGCGCTGGCCGGCAAGATGGCGCAGGCGAGCGTGGTGTCGGTGCCGTGCGGCCATGCGCTGATGGGCGAACGCCCGGACGAAGTGCTGGACACGCTGGCGGGCTTTGCGCGCAAGGTGGTCGCGGCCGGCTGA
- a CDS encoding DUF2069 domain-containing protein translates to MNRPADSDSALHSPWLHRISAGSLVALMVLCIAWEWFLAPLRPGGSWLIIKFLPLLLPLRGVLTRNRYTMQWSSMLILLFFTEGIVRATSDRGFSATLAWVEVALTLVFFVSTILYLRPYKRRARAATKAAAKER, encoded by the coding sequence ATGAACCGGCCCGCCGACAGCGACAGCGCGCTGCACAGCCCCTGGCTGCACCGGATCAGCGCGGGCAGCCTGGTGGCGCTGATGGTGCTGTGCATTGCCTGGGAATGGTTCCTGGCGCCGCTGCGTCCGGGCGGCTCGTGGCTGATCATCAAATTCTTGCCGCTGCTGCTGCCGCTGCGCGGCGTGCTGACGCGCAACCGCTACACCATGCAGTGGTCGTCGATGCTGATCCTGCTGTTCTTCACCGAGGGCATCGTGCGCGCCACCAGCGACCGCGGCTTCTCGGCGACGCTGGCCTGGGTGGAGGTGGCGCTGACGCTGGTGTTCTTCGTCAGCACCATCCTGTACCTGCGGCCGTACAAGCGCCGCGCCCGCGCGGCCACCAAGGCAGCTGCAAAAGAACGCTGA